The following proteins come from a genomic window of Lycium ferocissimum isolate CSIRO_LF1 chromosome 4, AGI_CSIRO_Lferr_CH_V1, whole genome shotgun sequence:
- the LOC132052116 gene encoding pentatricopeptide repeat-containing protein At1g56690, mitochondrial-like isoform X3 has translation MQRLFFVQCRKYCYTHAIASNSQISHFARLGQIQNARKVFDEMPNRTVTSWNSIISGYFQNHQPHEGQCLFNQMPERNIVSWNGLISGYVTNRMVNEARKVFDKMPQRNVISWTAMVRGYVEEGLVEEAEKLFWQMPEKNVVSWTVMLGGLIQERRIDEARKLYDMMPVKDVVVRTNMICGYCQEARLDEARDLFDDMRKKNVVSWTAMISGYAQNGKLDIARKLFEVMPEKNEISWTAIVISYVQYGRFEEAWKLFEVMPVKTTPACNSIILGIGQNGEVAKARMVFDLSKEKDNATWSAMIKVYERKGYELEALDLFHRMQVEGFRPNFPSLISILSVCASLASLDYGREIHARLIRTDCDDDVYASSVLITMYIKCGDFVKAKLIFDRFSPKDVVMWNSIITGYAQHGLGDEALEVFREMCSLGITPDEVTFVGVLSACSYTGKVKEGKDIFESMNSKYQMEPGTAHYACMVDMLGRAGRLDEAMDLINKMTVEADAIIWGSLMGACRTHMNLDLAEVAAKKLLKLEPQNSGPYVLLSNIYASKGKWADVASLRKSMQSREVVKSPGCSWLEADKNVHMFTGGQSTPHPEHKLIIKMLEKLGPKLREAGYIPDGSFALHDVDEEEKMHSLNFHSEKLAVAYGLLKLPEDKYQYPCCSSWLFRVQCYSSC, from the exons ATGCAACGCTTATTCTTTGTTCAATGTCGGAAATACTGTTACACTCATGCAATTGCATCAAATTCTCAGATTTCTCATTTTGCTCGTTTGGGCCAAATTCAGAATGCCCGAAAGGTGTTCGACGAAATGCCCAACAGAACTGTAACTTCTTGGAACTCTATAATCTCTGGGTATTTCCAAAATCACCAACCCCATGAAGGCCAGTGTCTATTTAATCAAATGCCTGAGAGAAACATTGTTTCCTGGAATGGGTTAATCTCAGGTTATGTAACGAATAGGATGGTGAATGAAGCAAGAAAGGTGTTTGACAAAATGCCTCAAAGAAATGTTATTTCTTGGACTGCTATGGTTAGAGGATATGTTGAGGAAGGGTTAGTTGAGGAAGCAGAAAAACTGTTTTGGCAAATGCCTGAAAAGAATGTCGTGTCGTGGACTGTGATGTTAGGTGgtttaattcaagaaaggaGAATTGATGAGGCTAGAAAgctttatgatatgatgccaGTAAAGGATGTAGTTGTAAGGACTAATATGATATGTGGTTATTGTCAAGAAGCTAGGTTAGATGAGGCTCGCGATCTTTTTGATGATATGCGAAAAAAGAATGTGGTTTCTTGGACTGCTATGATATCAGGATATGCCCAAAATGGTAAACTGGATATTGCTAGGAAACTATTTGAAGTCATGCCTGAGAAGAATGAGATCTCATGGACTGCAATTGTAATAAGTTATGTGCAATATGGTAGATTTGAAGAGGCGTGGAAGCTTTTCGAAGTGATGCCTGTAAAAACAACTCCTGCTTGTAATTCCATAATACTTGGAATAGGACAGAATGGGGAGGTTGCTAAGGCAAGGATGGTGTTTGATCTTTCGAAGGAGAAGGATAATGCAACATGGAGTGCAATGATCAAGGTTTATGAAAGGAAGGGTTATGAGTTAGAGGCGTTGGATTTGTTTCATCGAATGCAAGTAGAAGGATTTAGGCCAAATTTCCCTTCGTTGATAAGCATTCTTTCAGTTTGTGCTAGTCTTGCAAGTCTTGATTATGGTAGAGAGATACATGCACGGTTAATCAGAACCGACTGTGATGATGACGTGTATGCCTCCTCTGTATTAATCACGATGTACATCAAATGCGGTGATTTCGTTAAGGCCAAATTAATATTTGATAGATTTTCTCCAAAAGATGTGGTCATGTGGAATTCTATTATAACAGGTTATGCTCAACATGGTTTAGGAGATGAAGCGCTAGAAGTGTTCAGAGAAATGTGTTCTTTAGGTATTACCCCAGACGAGGTTACCTTCGTTGGAGTTTTATCCGCATGCAGCTACACTGGGAAAGTGAAAGAAGGGAAAGATATCTTTGAGTCCATGAATTCAAAATATCAGATGGAGCCAGGAACTGCACATTATGCTTGCATGGTTGACATGCTTGGTCGAGCTGGCCGGTTGGATGAGGCAATGGATCTGATTAACAAAATGACTGTAGAAGCAGATGCAATTATTTGGGGTTCTTTGATGGGTGCATGTAGGACGCATATGAACCTAGATTTGGCAGAAGTTGCTGCAAAGAAACTTTTAAAGCTTGAACCCCAAAATTCTGGGCCCTATGTCCTACTTTCTAATATTTATGCATCCAAAGGTAAGTGGGCTGATGTTGCTTCTCTTAGGAAGTCGATGCAGTCAAGGGAAGTGGTTAAATCACCTGGTTGTAGTTGGCTTGAGGCAGACAAAAATGTTCATATGTTCACTGGTGGACAAAGCACACCCCATCCCGAGCATAAATTGATCATCAAAATGTTAGAAAAATTGGGGCCTAAGTTAAGAGAAGCTGGATATATTCCTGATGGAAGTTTTGCTTTGCATGATGTGGATGAAGAAGAGAAGATGCATAGCTTGAATTTTCACAGTGAGAAACTAGCTGTGGCTTATGGACTTCTTAAATTGCCTGAAG ACAAATATCAATATCCGTGCTGTAGCTCATGGTTGTTCAGAGTACAATGTTACAGTAGTTGTTAA
- the LOC132052116 gene encoding pentatricopeptide repeat-containing protein At1g56690, mitochondrial-like isoform X2, which translates to MQRLFFVQCRKYCYTHAIASNSQISHFARLGQIQNARKVFDEMPNRTVTSWNSIISGYFQNHQPHEGQCLFNQMPERNIVSWNGLISGYVTNRMVNEARKVFDKMPQRNVISWTAMVRGYVEEGLVEEAEKLFWQMPEKNVVSWTVMLGGLIQERRIDEARKLYDMMPVKDVVVRTNMICGYCQEARLDEARDLFDDMRKKNVVSWTAMISGYAQNGKLDIARKLFEVMPEKNEISWTAIVISYVQYGRFEEAWKLFEVMPVKTTPACNSIILGIGQNGEVAKARMVFDLSKEKDNATWSAMIKVYERKGYELEALDLFHRMQVEGFRPNFPSLISILSVCASLASLDYGREIHARLIRTDCDDDVYASSVLITMYIKCGDFVKAKLIFDRFSPKDVVMWNSIITGYAQHGLGDEALEVFREMCSLGITPDEVTFVGVLSACSYTGKVKEGKDIFESMNSKYQMEPGTAHYACMVDMLGRAGRLDEAMDLINKMTVEADAIIWGSLMGACRTHMNLDLAEVAAKKLLKLEPQNSGPYVLLSNIYASKGKWADVASLRKSMQSREVVKSPGCSWLEADKNVHMFTGGQSTPHPEHKLIIKMLEKLGPKLREAGYIPDGSFALHDVDEEEKMHSLNFHSEKLAVAYGLLKLPEGREIILRDANRFHHFKDGVCSCKDYW; encoded by the exons ATGCAACGCTTATTCTTTGTTCAATGTCGGAAATACTGTTACACTCATGCAATTGCATCAAATTCTCAGATTTCTCATTTTGCTCGTTTGGGCCAAATTCAGAATGCCCGAAAGGTGTTCGACGAAATGCCCAACAGAACTGTAACTTCTTGGAACTCTATAATCTCTGGGTATTTCCAAAATCACCAACCCCATGAAGGCCAGTGTCTATTTAATCAAATGCCTGAGAGAAACATTGTTTCCTGGAATGGGTTAATCTCAGGTTATGTAACGAATAGGATGGTGAATGAAGCAAGAAAGGTGTTTGACAAAATGCCTCAAAGAAATGTTATTTCTTGGACTGCTATGGTTAGAGGATATGTTGAGGAAGGGTTAGTTGAGGAAGCAGAAAAACTGTTTTGGCAAATGCCTGAAAAGAATGTCGTGTCGTGGACTGTGATGTTAGGTGgtttaattcaagaaaggaGAATTGATGAGGCTAGAAAgctttatgatatgatgccaGTAAAGGATGTAGTTGTAAGGACTAATATGATATGTGGTTATTGTCAAGAAGCTAGGTTAGATGAGGCTCGCGATCTTTTTGATGATATGCGAAAAAAGAATGTGGTTTCTTGGACTGCTATGATATCAGGATATGCCCAAAATGGTAAACTGGATATTGCTAGGAAACTATTTGAAGTCATGCCTGAGAAGAATGAGATCTCATGGACTGCAATTGTAATAAGTTATGTGCAATATGGTAGATTTGAAGAGGCGTGGAAGCTTTTCGAAGTGATGCCTGTAAAAACAACTCCTGCTTGTAATTCCATAATACTTGGAATAGGACAGAATGGGGAGGTTGCTAAGGCAAGGATGGTGTTTGATCTTTCGAAGGAGAAGGATAATGCAACATGGAGTGCAATGATCAAGGTTTATGAAAGGAAGGGTTATGAGTTAGAGGCGTTGGATTTGTTTCATCGAATGCAAGTAGAAGGATTTAGGCCAAATTTCCCTTCGTTGATAAGCATTCTTTCAGTTTGTGCTAGTCTTGCAAGTCTTGATTATGGTAGAGAGATACATGCACGGTTAATCAGAACCGACTGTGATGATGACGTGTATGCCTCCTCTGTATTAATCACGATGTACATCAAATGCGGTGATTTCGTTAAGGCCAAATTAATATTTGATAGATTTTCTCCAAAAGATGTGGTCATGTGGAATTCTATTATAACAGGTTATGCTCAACATGGTTTAGGAGATGAAGCGCTAGAAGTGTTCAGAGAAATGTGTTCTTTAGGTATTACCCCAGACGAGGTTACCTTCGTTGGAGTTTTATCCGCATGCAGCTACACTGGGAAAGTGAAAGAAGGGAAAGATATCTTTGAGTCCATGAATTCAAAATATCAGATGGAGCCAGGAACTGCACATTATGCTTGCATGGTTGACATGCTTGGTCGAGCTGGCCGGTTGGATGAGGCAATGGATCTGATTAACAAAATGACTGTAGAAGCAGATGCAATTATTTGGGGTTCTTTGATGGGTGCATGTAGGACGCATATGAACCTAGATTTGGCAGAAGTTGCTGCAAAGAAACTTTTAAAGCTTGAACCCCAAAATTCTGGGCCCTATGTCCTACTTTCTAATATTTATGCATCCAAAGGTAAGTGGGCTGATGTTGCTTCTCTTAGGAAGTCGATGCAGTCAAGGGAAGTGGTTAAATCACCTGGTTGTAGTTGGCTTGAGGCAGACAAAAATGTTCATATGTTCACTGGTGGACAAAGCACACCCCATCCCGAGCATAAATTGATCATCAAAATGTTAGAAAAATTGGGGCCTAAGTTAAGAGAAGCTGGATATATTCCTGATGGAAGTTTTGCTTTGCATGATGTGGATGAAGAAGAGAAGATGCATAGCTTGAATTTTCACAGTGAGAAACTAGCTGTGGCTTATGGACTTCTTAAATTGCCTGAAG GACGAGAGATAATTCTGAGAGATGCCAACAGATTTCACCATTTTAAGGATGGAGTATGTTCTTGCAAGGATTATTGGTGA
- the LOC132052116 gene encoding pentatricopeptide repeat-containing protein At1g56690, mitochondrial-like isoform X1, whose translation MQRLFFVQCRKYCYTHAIASNSQISHFARLGQIQNARKVFDEMPNRTVTSWNSIISGYFQNHQPHEGQCLFNQMPERNIVSWNGLISGYVTNRMVNEARKVFDKMPQRNVISWTAMVRGYVEEGLVEEAEKLFWQMPEKNVVSWTVMLGGLIQERRIDEARKLYDMMPVKDVVVRTNMICGYCQEARLDEARDLFDDMRKKNVVSWTAMISGYAQNGKLDIARKLFEVMPEKNEISWTAIVISYVQYGRFEEAWKLFEVMPVKTTPACNSIILGIGQNGEVAKARMVFDLSKEKDNATWSAMIKVYERKGYELEALDLFHRMQVEGFRPNFPSLISILSVCASLASLDYGREIHARLIRTDCDDDVYASSVLITMYIKCGDFVKAKLIFDRFSPKDVVMWNSIITGYAQHGLGDEALEVFREMCSLGITPDEVTFVGVLSACSYTGKVKEGKDIFESMNSKYQMEPGTAHYACMVDMLGRAGRLDEAMDLINKMTVEADAIIWGSLMGACRTHMNLDLAEVAAKKLLKLEPQNSGPYVLLSNIYASKGKWADVASLRKSMQSREVVKSPGCSWLEADKNVHMFTGGQSTPHPEHKLIIKMLEKLGPKLREAGYIPDGSFALHDVDEEEKMHSLNFHSEKLAVAYGLLKLPEGMPIRVMKNLRVCGDCHSAIKIIAKVTGREIILRDANRFHHFKDGVCSCKDYW comes from the coding sequence ATGCAACGCTTATTCTTTGTTCAATGTCGGAAATACTGTTACACTCATGCAATTGCATCAAATTCTCAGATTTCTCATTTTGCTCGTTTGGGCCAAATTCAGAATGCCCGAAAGGTGTTCGACGAAATGCCCAACAGAACTGTAACTTCTTGGAACTCTATAATCTCTGGGTATTTCCAAAATCACCAACCCCATGAAGGCCAGTGTCTATTTAATCAAATGCCTGAGAGAAACATTGTTTCCTGGAATGGGTTAATCTCAGGTTATGTAACGAATAGGATGGTGAATGAAGCAAGAAAGGTGTTTGACAAAATGCCTCAAAGAAATGTTATTTCTTGGACTGCTATGGTTAGAGGATATGTTGAGGAAGGGTTAGTTGAGGAAGCAGAAAAACTGTTTTGGCAAATGCCTGAAAAGAATGTCGTGTCGTGGACTGTGATGTTAGGTGgtttaattcaagaaaggaGAATTGATGAGGCTAGAAAgctttatgatatgatgccaGTAAAGGATGTAGTTGTAAGGACTAATATGATATGTGGTTATTGTCAAGAAGCTAGGTTAGATGAGGCTCGCGATCTTTTTGATGATATGCGAAAAAAGAATGTGGTTTCTTGGACTGCTATGATATCAGGATATGCCCAAAATGGTAAACTGGATATTGCTAGGAAACTATTTGAAGTCATGCCTGAGAAGAATGAGATCTCATGGACTGCAATTGTAATAAGTTATGTGCAATATGGTAGATTTGAAGAGGCGTGGAAGCTTTTCGAAGTGATGCCTGTAAAAACAACTCCTGCTTGTAATTCCATAATACTTGGAATAGGACAGAATGGGGAGGTTGCTAAGGCAAGGATGGTGTTTGATCTTTCGAAGGAGAAGGATAATGCAACATGGAGTGCAATGATCAAGGTTTATGAAAGGAAGGGTTATGAGTTAGAGGCGTTGGATTTGTTTCATCGAATGCAAGTAGAAGGATTTAGGCCAAATTTCCCTTCGTTGATAAGCATTCTTTCAGTTTGTGCTAGTCTTGCAAGTCTTGATTATGGTAGAGAGATACATGCACGGTTAATCAGAACCGACTGTGATGATGACGTGTATGCCTCCTCTGTATTAATCACGATGTACATCAAATGCGGTGATTTCGTTAAGGCCAAATTAATATTTGATAGATTTTCTCCAAAAGATGTGGTCATGTGGAATTCTATTATAACAGGTTATGCTCAACATGGTTTAGGAGATGAAGCGCTAGAAGTGTTCAGAGAAATGTGTTCTTTAGGTATTACCCCAGACGAGGTTACCTTCGTTGGAGTTTTATCCGCATGCAGCTACACTGGGAAAGTGAAAGAAGGGAAAGATATCTTTGAGTCCATGAATTCAAAATATCAGATGGAGCCAGGAACTGCACATTATGCTTGCATGGTTGACATGCTTGGTCGAGCTGGCCGGTTGGATGAGGCAATGGATCTGATTAACAAAATGACTGTAGAAGCAGATGCAATTATTTGGGGTTCTTTGATGGGTGCATGTAGGACGCATATGAACCTAGATTTGGCAGAAGTTGCTGCAAAGAAACTTTTAAAGCTTGAACCCCAAAATTCTGGGCCCTATGTCCTACTTTCTAATATTTATGCATCCAAAGGTAAGTGGGCTGATGTTGCTTCTCTTAGGAAGTCGATGCAGTCAAGGGAAGTGGTTAAATCACCTGGTTGTAGTTGGCTTGAGGCAGACAAAAATGTTCATATGTTCACTGGTGGACAAAGCACACCCCATCCCGAGCATAAATTGATCATCAAAATGTTAGAAAAATTGGGGCCTAAGTTAAGAGAAGCTGGATATATTCCTGATGGAAGTTTTGCTTTGCATGATGTGGATGAAGAAGAGAAGATGCATAGCTTGAATTTTCACAGTGAGAAACTAGCTGTGGCTTATGGACTTCTTAAATTGCCTGAAGGTATGCCCATACGAGTAATGAAAAATCTTCGGGTTTGTGGTGATTGTCATTCTGCTATTAAAATAATCGCTAAAGTCACAGGACGAGAGATAATTCTGAGAGATGCCAACAGATTTCACCATTTTAAGGATGGAGTATGTTCTTGCAAGGATTATTGGTGA